TAATGACAATATCATGAAAGTCATTAATTTGACTTCTTGATCttataaaattatgcaaaatacaaattgttttaagaaaacaaattgCTTTGTCTTTTCCAACGTTCAATGGACGATGGAGTATGCGAAATTTATTAGCCATGATACCAAATGTACACTCAATATAACGTCGCGCTCTCGTTAACctataattgaatattttttttttgtagtttaaatCGAGAGCTCGAGCATATGGCCGCATGACATGGCTAGATAACCCAAATGCTTCATCTCCTACAATAATATAGGGCAAAGCTGCGGTTGCAGCAATGTTGGTTGGTTTATCATTGTGTATTACGGGCAATGCTTTGGCAGGAGGAATATCTATTAAGTCATTGTTGATTTGTTCGTACAATCGGCTTTGTGTGAAAATTGCGGAGTCAGATTCTTTACCCTGCACTCCCACGTTTATATAGGTAAACTCATAGTTGGCGTTACACATTGCAAGCAGTACAATAGAATAGTAATGCTTATAGTTGTAATAGAGGGAACCACTATGTGGAGGTCTTATAATGCGTATATGTTTTCCGTCTATTGCACCTATGCAGTTAGGAAACTGGGCTTGCGTTAAAAAACCTTTTTCAGTCTCTACCCATAGCGCACGGGAAAATTTTGGTATACATTCTTCCTTTAACCTttcaattataatttgacaAACTTCTGTTACTATTTTTCTGACCGTGGTTAGTCCTGTCTGATACGCCAGATGAATATCGACGAAGGTATGTCCACTAACTAAAtatctgtaataaaataaaatacctgtgTTATTGTTTCAGTGAAAAAGCTGCAGCAAAGATGGAAAACTGCAAGAGACACTTATATAAGAGTGAggtctactaaaaaaaaacttaaatcaggCTCCGGTTCCAGGGCAAATAAAACATACGTTTACTATAACATGCTGTCATTTTTAGATTCAAACTCGAATACTCAAGGAGAAGAATCGGCAGACAATTTTAATCAGTCAGTAGAGCAAAACGCGTCACCGAGAACTTCACAAAATAATACGATTATTGAAGAAGATTTGATTAATGTACCTAGCACCAGCTCCAGCGTTACCAAAGAAACACGATCTTCCAAGAAACGTAAGTGCGAATCGCCAACTGATTTCGAATTAGAGTTGTTAAATTACGTGAAGAATAACACTGCAGATAATATGGACGAagacttgaatttttttaagtcattattaccaactgtaaaaaaattgagttgctttaaaaaattattatttcgtacGAAAGTATTACAAGCTTTaattgatattgaaaaagaaatGATTATTACCATTGATGACCTTTCATTAACGCAAAATACGGTAACGAATGATTTAGAATCCTTAAATGTAAGATCAGATACGAACAATGAATAAATAGGTAACAAGAAAGACTTTGAAGATTTGATTAAGActgtttaattattaagaacAAAAGAAAGAGAAGAACATGAAGAACTATTTAAGTTAGTAAAAAgcgcaattttatatttatatttttctggtCTCATGtgcaattattatgatatacaaGGGCATTCGCCAAAAGTTTACAAGCCTTGAGGTGTCATGTTCATAAGGAAAGAAACGGGGTCGATTCGGACACTTTTATCTTAAACCCTATTTTGGggtcaaataaaaaagtgtatcaATAGACCCCTTTTTTACTTAATGGACCTTTTTTTTGAACCTACTCATAACATTGCTCCTTCATATGTCCTCttcttaaatttaatcttttatgTAGTAAACTGTGATTATGATTGTGAtgataaataagaatttaaaataatattagtacccGATCTAGTAATAGAAGGGAATAATTAATAAGGGAAATATTCATATGTAAAAACTTGCAATCAATATGCgtcattataattaatactttgtaaggt
The sequence above is a segment of the Pararge aegeria chromosome Z, ilParAegt1.1, whole genome shotgun sequence genome. Coding sequences within it:
- the LOC120636160 gene encoding uncharacterized protein LOC120636160, encoding MDKLMLYYLSRRRRRRIAKKRRQPVSPFVESRLLCGEFVVKFGILRKNERFFFKYFKVSLQVYDELYSKLEPYLKTNNLRLKSTSIVSPMERFAMTLRYLVSGHTFVDIHLAYQTGLTTVRKIVTEVCQIIIERLKEECIPKFSRALWVETEKGFLTQAQFPNCIGAIDGKHIRIIRPPHSGSLYYNYKHYYSIVLLAMCNANYEFTYINVGVQGKESDSAIFTQSRLYEQINNDLIDIPPAKALPVIHNDKPTNIAATAALPYIIVGDEAFGLSSHVMRPYARALDLNYKKKIFNYRLTRARRYIECTFGIMANKFRILHRPLNVGKDKAICFLKTICILHNFIRSRSQINDFHDIVIIPDHIRSVRGLIGNTHRDSYTLRDSFADYFVADGQLSWQDRSIY
- the LOC120636161 gene encoding uncharacterized protein LOC120636161, with translation MTNFDTERVIVEVQCRPAIWDQSSEIFKDRDAKSKAWLDICKVLFENFDDWSEAEKNIQVKKLQQRWKTARDTYIRVRSTKKKLKSGSGSRANKTYVYYNMLSFLDSNSNTQGEESADNFNQSVEQNASPRTSQNNTIIEEDLINVPSTSSSVTKETRSSKKRKCESPTDFELELLNYVKNNTADNMDEDLNFFKSLLPTVKKLSCFKKLLFRTKVLQALIDIEKEMIITIDDLSLTQNTVTNDLESLNVRSDTNNE